The Physeter macrocephalus isolate SW-GA chromosome 17, ASM283717v5, whole genome shotgun sequence nucleotide sequence CATGGTGGTGGGATTCAAAGAACCCCCCAGATATGACACATAGCATGGGGTCAGCCCACTGACATCCCCAGGAAACATAGCCAGTGTTATTATTACTGTGCCATTATTGTTTAACCCTCAGGAGGGAAGTCACTTGAGAGGCTGTCTAGGGCAACGTTAAAAGCTTGGGGTTTGGAGTCACTCAGGCCTGAATGCCCATCCTGTGTCTGCCTGTCTCTGTTCTCAGCAGGATAGGGTTCTCCCTGGAATTCCTGCCTCCCCTCGTCCAGATCTGTGGGGCTGTGGGAAGACTGCTCAGCTTGGGTGTGGCCTCACCAAGTTCTTCCTACGAGGATGCAAAACTGAGTTTGCACCAGATTCACGTTCCCAGAATGTGCTCTCAGAACACCAGCCACTCCGGAGGCTCAGGAGAAAAGGGGTTCACAGCCGATCTTTCCCCAAGCTtactcctccccaccttccccatcTCAGTCAGTGGCAGCTCCATCCTTCTGGCGGCTCGGGCCGAACACCCTGGAATTGCCCTCAGACCCTCTTTCCCTCACACCCACATCCAATCTCAGCAGACCCTGTGGGCTCTACCCACAAAGTCTATCCAGAATCTAAACTCTGCtcctccactgcccccaccctggCCCAGCCTCCATGCTCTCCCTCCTGGACCATcacacagcctcctccctggtctccctgctcccatCCCGCCCCTACAGTCTGCTCCCCACACACAGCCAGAGGGAGCCTGTGAACCCCTGAGTCAGACCAGGGCCCTCCTGGCTCAGAGCCCTCCTCTGGCTGCATCTAACTCCtggtaaaagccaaagtcctagTGTCAATCTAGTCTTGtctcccatctcccctcccctagCTCACTGCTccagcctccttgctgttccttaaaCATCCCCCGTGTCTCccccctgccaccaccaccaccttggcATCTTTGCACTAGGCAGTTCCTTTGGCCTGGTTCTCTGTTCCCTCACCTGTCTTCTTACCTCCTTCAGATCTTTGTCTGCATACCACCTTCTCAGTGCAGCTTTCCCTGCCCACCTGTTGGAAAGCgcaacctcccctcccctcaatgCCAGCACTCCCCTGCCTCTGTCAAGCTTGATTTATCTCCCTGGCGCCTTCTTTTGTGACACACCATCTATTTGACCTCTCTGTCCTGTTTGTTATGCATCTCACCTATTGGCCTTTGAGCTCCGCAGAGCTGGGGGTTTTGTCTGATTTGTTCATTGCCCAaaatagagcctggcacatactGAGTGTTtgctaaatgtaaataaatacgGCTAAGGGCTGTGACCTGGCTTAGGTGTGGAAAAGGGTCCTCTGACCATGTGTGGAGCAGCCTGTGAGGGGCTGAGGGGAGCATCACTTCTCAACACAGTAAGCCCCAGGCAGGAGGAATCCCCCATAAGCTCTCTCCAGCCTTTCTGTGTATCTCCGCCCTACCTCTTCTCAAAGTTGGTGATGCTGTGTTTGGTTGGGTGATTTTTTTACtgctgtctgtctcccccattGGTGGACTTCGGTTGGTGAGGGCACAGCCCAGGGCTGTCTTGGTCATCTTTATGTCCCCCGGCATCATCCCACACAGGACTGGGCATGGAGTATGTGTCTAGTtaacacttgttgaatgaatgaatgaatactgcATCCTCTGCTTGGAGAATTATCATGCAATTTAGTGTGTATTCAAGGCTCTGACAAGTCCTGCAGAAAAAGATagctattctctctcttttttttttaagattataggaaatctatttaaatattttgccacCGTGATGTATTAGTCAAGGGTCTTCAGGCTGCAAAAGACAAACGGAAAATCTAAGAAACTGGCtaaacaaaaagggaaattattGACTCACTTAAGCAACAGTTCTGGGGGTTCTTCAAGCCTGACTCCATCAAGgggctttaaaaatgttatcaggggcttccctggtggcgcagtggttgagagtccgcctgccgatgcaggggacacgggttcgtgccccggtctgggaagatcccacgtgccgcggagcggctgggcccgtgaaccatggccgctgcgcctgcgcgtccggagcctgtgctccgcaacgggagaggtcacagcagtgagaggcccgcgtaccaaaaaaaaaaaaaaaaaatattatcagaaaTCTGTTGCCTTTCCTCCACATTGGCTCATTTTTCCCCTCCTGGGGGCAAAGATGGGCCCAAGCAGACCCAACCTCACATGCCATTCTCCTGAGAGCTTGGTTAAAACAGTTTCCCTCTTCCCAAATCTCCTGGCAGAGTTCCAGACTTCCAGCTCATGGGCAACCAGCTTAGGAATCCCAGTGGTAGGAGGAAGCCCCCTGGTTCCCCCTGGAGGGGCAGCCAGAGTCCCAGAGACCCCGATCTTTGGTTCAACTTGAGTCATGGGCCCTTCCAGACGCAGTCACAAATGTGGGGGGCCCGGGGTGGTGCCATCGGGCCTGCCAGGATTCAGGATTAGACCCACGGGGTCGGAGAAGAGGCCAGGAGGGCTCGGGCAGGAAGGTGACCCAGGCGGCGGTCCTGTCGCCCTGCAGTGCAGGTCGGCCCGGCCGACGCTCGGCTCACGGTGTTTGACCAGACGGAGGGCACGTGGCGCCTGCTGTGCTCCTCGCGCTCCAACGCCAGGGTGGCGGGGCTCAGCTGCGAGGAGATGGGCTTCCTCAGGTACCGGGGtgcccctgggggtggggggcgggggggcggggccgcgggccTGACCCCTGCCCCGCCCAGGGCGCTGGCCCACTCGGAGCTGGATGTGCGGACGGCAGGCGCCAACGGCACGTCGGGCTTCTTCTGCGTGGACGAGGGGAGGCTGCCGCACGCCCGGAGGCTGCTCGAGGTCCTCTCCGTGTGGTGAGGAGGGCGGCGGGCAGGCAGGGCGCACACTGCCCCGGGCACGCACACCTGTGCTCCCCGCTGTGCCTTTCTTGCGTCTTAATTGGCCTCTCTTTTTGTCTCCCTCTGTGTCCCCATCCCTGTCTCTCCCACAGCGACTGTCCCAGGGGTCGTTTCCTGGCTACCGTCTGCCAAGGTGAGACCCTGAAACTCAGagtcttcttctgagaccccccCGAGGGCAGGGCCACGTCCCATCAGATACCCCCAGGCAGGCCTTATCCTCTTAGATCCTGCAAGGATGGGGCTGTGTCTCCTCAGACACCTTCCCCCAGGGTGGAGCCATGTCCCTCAGACCCCTCAGGTTAGGATCGTGTCCACTCACTCTTCACAGAGTGGCGCATGACCTCTCAGACCCCCTAAGGCAGGGGGTCCAGGCCTCCCACTGCCCCTGACTGCCCCCCGCTCCCACAGACTGTGGCCATAGGAAGCTGCCCGTCGATCGCATCGTGGGCGGCCAGGACACCACCTTGGGCAGGTGGCCATGGCAAGTCAGTCTTCGCTACGATGGAGCACACCTCTGTGGGGGGTCCCTGCTCTCCAGAGACTGGGTGCTGACAGCCGCCCACTGCTTCCCTGAGTGAGTGTCTCCCACGGCACTGaggggggaggctggggagcgGCAGGGTTGGGGAGGCTGTGCCCAAGCAGGCTGCCACCCTCCCCTCCTATCCCTGGTAGGCGGAACCGGGTCCTGTCCCGATGGCGAGTGTTTGCCGGTGCCGTGGCCCAGACCTCGCCCCATGGCGTGCAGCTGGGGGTGCAGGCAGTAATCTACCACGGGGGCTATCTCCCCTTTCGAGACCCCAACAGCGAGGAGAACAGCAATGACATTGCCCTGGTCCACCTCTccagctccctgcccctcacAGGTAAGTCTGGGGCTGCTCCTTGGCCTGGGGACACCAGGGGCCAGGAGGACAGAGGACGGGGCTGGGGCATAGGAATCCATGGTGATGAGGGACATGATCTTGAGGGGCACACACTGGACATTCATTAGATGGGGacaattggtacagccactttggaaaaccatgCGGCAATTCCTCAAGCAGTTCAACACAGAGTTACCATTTGgcccggcaattccactcctaggaacatacccaaaagaaatgaaaacacatagcTACACCAAAACTGGTGCACGAGTGTTCAGACCAGCATTAttccaaaagatggaaacaacccagacGTCTACCATCTGACACATGGATAAACTAAACGTGC carries:
- the HPN gene encoding serine protease hepsin isoform X4; protein product: MAEKEVTVLLRSDQEPLYPVQVGPADARLTVFDQTEGTWRLLCSSRSNARVAGLSCEEMGFLRALAHSELDVRTAGANGTSGFFCVDEGRLPHARRLLEVLSVCDCPRGRFLATVCQDCGHRKLPVDRIVGGQDTTLGRWPWQVSLRYDGAHLCGGSLLSRDWVLTAAHCFPERNRVLSRWRVFAGAVAQTSPHGVQLGVQAVIYHGGYLPFRDPNSEENSNDIALVHLSSSLPLTEYIQPVCLPAAGQALVDGKICTVTGWGNTQYYGQQAGVLQEARVPIISSDVCNGPDFYGNQIKPKMFCAGYPEGGIDACQGDSGGPFVCEDSISRTPRWRLCGIVSWGTGCALAQKPGVYTKVSDFREWIFQAIKTHSEASGMVTQL
- the HPN gene encoding serine protease hepsin isoform X3, encoding MVSIAGGRTVPCCSGPKVAALTVGTVLLLTGIGAASWAIVTVLLRSDQEPLYPVQVGPADARLTVFDQTEGTWRLLCSSRSNARVAGLSCEEMGFLRALAHSELDVRTAGANGTSGFFCVDEGRLPHARRLLEVLSVCDCPRGRFLATVCQDCGHRKLPVDRIVGGQDTTLGRWPWQVSLRYDGAHLCGGSLLSRDWVLTAAHCFPERNRVLSRWRVFAGAVAQTSPHGVQLGVQAVIYHGGYLPFRDPNSEENSNDIALVHLSSSLPLTEYIQPVCLPAAGQALVDGKICTVTGWGNTQYYGQQAGVLQEARVPIISSDVCNGPDFYGNQIKPKMFCAGYPEGGIDACQGDSGGPFVCEDSISRTPRWRLCGIVSWGTGCALAQKPGVYTKVSDFREWIFQAIKTHSEASGMVTQL
- the HPN gene encoding serine protease hepsin isoform X2; the protein is MAEKEGGRTVPCCSGPKVAALTVGTVLLLTGIGAASWAIVTVLLRSDQEPLYPVQVGPADARLTVFDQTEGTWRLLCSSRSNARVAGLSCEEMGFLRALAHSELDVRTAGANGTSGFFCVDEGRLPHARRLLEVLSVCDCPRGRFLATVCQDCGHRKLPVDRIVGGQDTTLGRWPWQVSLRYDGAHLCGGSLLSRDWVLTAAHCFPERNRVLSRWRVFAGAVAQTSPHGVQLGVQAVIYHGGYLPFRDPNSEENSNDIALVHLSSSLPLTEYIQPVCLPAAGQALVDGKICTVTGWGNTQYYGQQAGVLQEARVPIISSDVCNGPDFYGNQIKPKMFCAGYPEGGIDACQGDSGGPFVCEDSISRTPRWRLCGIVSWGTGCALAQKPGVYTKVSDFREWIFQAIKTHSEASGMVTQL